Proteins from a genomic interval of Lycium ferocissimum isolate CSIRO_LF1 chromosome 2, AGI_CSIRO_Lferr_CH_V1, whole genome shotgun sequence:
- the LOC132032779 gene encoding 5'-adenylylsulfate reductase-like 4 has product MIHRNTHNYVALLFYASWCPFSKSFWPNFSIMSSLFPSIPNFAIEEFKPRLVMSFQHSKYGVHGFPTLILLNPTIRMQYHGSCILDSD; this is encoded by the exons ATGATTCACCGGAATACACACAATTATGTTGCTTTGCTTTTCTATGCTTCGTGGTGTCCTTTCTCTAAAAGTTTTTGGCCAAATTTTTCTATCATGTCTTCTTTGTTTCCTTCAATTCCCAATTTCGCAATTGAAGAATTTAAGCCACGATTAGT AATGTCTTTTCAACACTCTAAGTATGGAGTTCATGGGTTTCCAACTCTCATCCTTTTAAACCCAACAATACGCATGCAGTATCATGGCTCTTGCATCCTTGATTCAGATTGA